A section of the Microbacterium forte genome encodes:
- a CDS encoding non-heme iron oxygenase ferredoxin subunit gives MTAERVCGVAELEQDMPLRVEPNGVPITVIKDSEGVIHAIGDTCTHGDISLSEGFVEGETVECWAHGSAFSLLTGKPQNLPAYEPVPVYVVEIDGDDVLIDPTVTKEV, from the coding sequence ATGACCGCAGAGCGCGTCTGCGGCGTCGCCGAGCTCGAGCAGGACATGCCGCTGCGTGTCGAGCCGAACGGCGTGCCGATCACCGTCATCAAGGACTCCGAAGGCGTCATCCACGCCATCGGAGACACCTGCACCCACGGTGACATCTCACTCTCCGAGGGCTTCGTCGAAGGAGAGACAGTGGAATGCTGGGCCCACGGCTCCGCATTCTCGCTGCTCACCGGCAAGCCCCAGAATCTCCCTGCTTATGAGCCCGTTCCGGTCTACGTCGTCGAGATCGACGGCGACGACGTGCTCATCGACCCGACTGTGACGAAGGAAGTCTGA